The following proteins are encoded in a genomic region of Haloarcula marina:
- a CDS encoding phosphate signaling complex PhoU family protein has product METRKVQRLGPSTLAMTLPAEWASAHDVEKGDEVSLRMGGKGTLTVMPESVQTEESEAIIHAENLNADAVERAIVAQYVLGRRIIHVEAPDGQTLDSAHINAVYNAETQLMGLGVIEETPRRITIRCSVDPEDFTLDNLLERLESTGSTMRNEAVKALAHGNPDLAQRALNRERQANKIFVLLLRLIFTSYQNPNLARAVGLEDGFPLIGYRSIAKNLELTADNAEDIAEIALEAPEHSLDVDSSTMRRIRDFTDEVNEITALAVQAAVERDYDTAIQVREGYSDIGDKEHDILNDLPEMDNQSLLQVREVLVSLQQTAEYAVRNAEIATNLALDEESEHTTIQ; this is encoded by the coding sequence ATGGAAACGCGGAAAGTGCAGCGGTTGGGTCCGTCGACGCTCGCGATGACGCTCCCGGCGGAGTGGGCGTCGGCCCACGACGTGGAGAAGGGCGACGAGGTGTCGCTCCGAATGGGCGGTAAAGGCACGCTGACGGTCATGCCCGAATCGGTCCAGACGGAGGAATCGGAGGCCATCATCCACGCCGAGAACCTGAACGCCGACGCGGTCGAACGGGCCATCGTCGCCCAGTACGTCCTCGGACGGCGCATCATCCACGTCGAAGCGCCCGACGGGCAGACCCTCGATTCGGCGCACATCAACGCCGTCTACAACGCCGAGACGCAGTTGATGGGTCTCGGCGTCATCGAGGAGACGCCCCGTCGAATCACCATTCGCTGTTCGGTCGACCCGGAGGACTTCACGCTCGACAACCTACTCGAACGCCTCGAATCGACGGGGTCGACGATGCGAAACGAGGCGGTGAAAGCGCTCGCTCACGGCAACCCTGATCTCGCACAGCGTGCGCTGAACCGAGAGCGACAGGCTAACAAGATATTCGTCCTCCTCCTGCGCCTCATCTTCACCTCCTACCAGAACCCCAACCTCGCACGGGCGGTCGGTCTCGAAGACGGCTTCCCGCTCATCGGCTACCGCTCCATCGCGAAGAATCTCGAACTGACCGCCGACAACGCCGAGGACATCGCCGAAATCGCCCTCGAAGCGCCCGAACACTCGCTCGACGTGGACAGTTCCACGATGCGTCGTATCCGCGACTTCACCGACGAGGTCAACGAGATTACCGCCCTCGCGGTGCAGGCCGCCGTCGAACGGGACTACGACACCGCGATTCAGGTCCGGGAAGGGTACTCCGACATCGGCGATAAGGAACACGACATCCTGAACGACCTCCCGGAGATGGACAATCAGAGCCTCCTGCAGGTCCGTGAAGTGTTGGTCAGTCTCCAGCAAACCGCCGAGTACGCGGTCAGAAATGCCGAGATTGCGACGAACCTCGCGCTGGACGAGGAATCGGAACACACGACGATTCAGTAA